A portion of the Saccharomyces paradoxus chromosome XV, complete sequence genome contains these proteins:
- the SLP1 gene encoding Slp1p (similar to YOR154W) codes for MANRLLIYGLILWVSIIGSFALDRNKTAQNAKIGLHDTTVITSAATMNMRKDCASPLSTGSLKTHAFRQPSRVEIRHAEIQENGEKKERGALTQPATTRKPSDSSNSFLSFDEWKKVKSKEHSSSPERHPSRMREPVDPSCYKEKECIGEELEIDLGFLTNKHEWSEGEGNQKSSNEEKDISKVYKKQFNYASLDCAATIVKSNPEAIGATSTLIESKDKYLLNPCSALQQFVVIELCEDILVEEIDIANYEFFSSTFKKFRVSVSDRMPVVDNEWTILGEFEAENSRELQKFQIHNPQIWASYLKIEILSHYDDEFYCPISLIKAYGKTMMDEFKIDQLKAQEDKEQSIAAKNIDNLNEQNIQDGCNNIETHLEALNASTVSDIAGVLSCTSKLIPLKFDEFFKEVNASFCPPKQIISSYSSAVPVIPEESIFKNIMKRLSQLETNSSLTVSYIEEQSKLLSRSFEQLEKAHEAKFGHLVTIFNETMMSNLDLLNNFANQLKDQSLRILEEQKLENDKFTNRHLLHLERLEKEVSFQRRIVYASFFAFVGLISYLLITRELYFEDFEDGKNGTIERVDIVQQAIR; via the coding sequence ATGGCCAACCGTCTCCTCATATATGGGCTTATTTTGTGGGTTAGTATAATCGGATCTTTTGCATTAGATAGGAACAAAACTGCTCAAAATGCCAAGATAGGCCTACATGATACGACTGTGATCACCAGTGCAGCTACAATGAATATGCGGAAGGATTGTGCTTCACCACTATCCACCGGTTCTTTAAAAACCCATGCTTTTAGACAGCCTTCTAGAGTTGAAATACGGCATGCTGAAATACAGGAAAATGGTGAGAAGAAAGAGCGAGGTGCACTAACACAGCCTGCAACCACAAGGAAGCCGAGCGATTCGAGTAATTCATTTCTGTCGTTCGACGAATGGAAAAAGGTCAAGTCAAAAGAGCATTCATCAAGCCCTGAACGTCATCCTAGTCGAATGAGGGAGCCAGTCGATCCCTCATgttataaagaaaaagaatgcaTAGGAGAGGAGTTGGAAATCGATTTGGGATTTTTGACGAACAAACACGAATGGAGTGAGGGAGAAGGGAACCAAAAAAGTTCTAACGAGGAGAAGGATATATCAAAAGTTTACAAGAAACAATTCAACTATGCATCCTTGGATTGCGCTGCAACAATTGTAAAAAGCAATCCAGAAGCCATTGGAGCCACTTCTACGTTAATTGAAAGCAAAGATAAGTACCTGCTGAATCCCTGTTCAGCCCTTCAGCAATTCGTTGTTATTGAGCTTTGTGAAGATATCCTGgtggaagaaattgatattGCCAATTACGAATTCTTTTCATCGACCTTCAAGAAATTTAGAGTATCTGTTTCTGATAGAATGCCGGTGGTCGATAACGAATGGACCATATTAGGGGAATTCGAAGCAGAAAATTCAAGAGAATTAcaaaagtttcaaataCATAACCCCCAGATCTGGGCAAGTTATTTGAAGATTGAAATTCTATCCCATTATGACGACGAATTCTATTGTCCCATATCCTTGATTAAAGCATATGGTAAAACCATGATGGATGAATTTAAGATCGATCAACTCAAAGCTCAAGAGGACAAAGAACAATCCATAGCTGCTAAGAATATAGACAATTTGAATGAACAAAATATCCAAGACGGATGCAACAATATAGAAACCCACTTAGAGGCTCTGAATGCAAGCACTGTGTCAGATATAGCTGGTGTATTATCGTGTACTTCAAAGCTCATTCCCTTGAAATTcgatgaattttttaagGAAGTAAACGCATCCTTTTGTCCTCCTAAGCAAATAATATCATCATATTCTTCAGCTGTTCCTGTAATTCCAGAAGAATCcattttcaagaatatCATGAAAAGATTGTCGCAGCTGGAGACAAATTCTAGCTTGACAGTTTCTTACATTGAAGAACAGAGCAAACTACTATCTAGATCGTTTGAACAACTTGAAAAGGCTCATGAAGCAAAGTTCGGCCATCTTGTCACCATATTCAACGAAACAATGATGAGTAATCTAGATCTGCTGAATAATTTTGCTAATCAACTGAAAGACCAATCGTTACGTATActagaagaacaaaagcTGGAAAATGACAAATTTACTAACCGCCACTTGTTGCATTTGGAGAGGCTGGAAAAGGAAGTGagttttcaaagaagaattgtTTACGCGTCGTTTTTTGCTTTCGTGGGGTTGATATCTTATCTATTAATAACAAGGGAGCTTTACTTTGAAGATTTCGAAGACGGTAAAAACGGTACTATTGAGAGGGTAGACATTGTTCAACAAGCAATCAGATGA